One Panicum virgatum strain AP13 chromosome 9K, P.virgatum_v5, whole genome shotgun sequence genomic region harbors:
- the LOC120647969 gene encoding omega-hydroxypalmitate O-feruloyl transferase-like, with protein MVKVTRSEPVLVHAAGDAAVTVTEDYYFLSNLDQNVDVLMKTVHVFNSSSEAHSHNAATLIRESLSTVLSYYYPFEGALAVRPDGRLAVRNDRRGVPFVEAAADYELREVTDVSAPCAAEVLADLVYVDMDSENALEAPLLTVQVTTFRCGGFVLGLAMNHCLADGQSAAAFLCSWAETARGVPLSTSPYHDRTLQSARSVPTVCFPHDEFTEIEDVSDIAGTFGNMPCVYRSFTFDAGKLERLKKAASEDASATTCSTFVALTAFVWVARTRALRMRPEQKSKLLFAVDGRRRVNPPLPDGFWGNAVVFACCMSYASDLLSRPLSAASRSIKDAISRTDNAFIRSVVDYIELNRVARPSLTATTLVTAWNRLGFRTADFGWGEASHSGPAELPHKEVVMILRGVRDSQSMVLVVGLPLPCVQAFQEMVDQL; from the coding sequence ATGGTGAAGGTGACGAGGTCGGAACCTGTGCTAGTGCACGCTGCCGGCGATGCCGCGGTCACAGTTACTGAAGACTACTACTTCCTCTCCAACCTCGACCAGAATGTCGACGTTCTCATGAAGACCGTCCACGTCTTCAACTCATCCAGCGAGGCGCATAGCCACAATGCGGCCACGCTTATCAGGGAATCCCTTAGCACGGTGCTCTCCTACTACTACCCCTTTGAGGGCGCCCTGGCCGTGCGCCCCGACGGGCGGCTCGCCGTGCGGAACGATCGCCGTGGTGTGCCGTTCGTCGAGGCAGCAGCCGACTACGAGCTGCGGGAGGTCACGGACGTGTCCGCGCCTTGCGCCGCCGAGGTTCTCGCGGACCTCGTGTACGTCGACATGGACAGTGAGAACGCCCTGGAGGCGCCCTTGCTGACCGTCCAGGTGACCACGTTCAGGTGCGGTGGCTTTGTCCTCGGGCTCGCCATGAACCACTGCTTGGCGGACGGCCAGTCCGCGGCGGCGTTCCTCTGCTCCTGGGCGGAGACCGCACGGGGCGTGCCCCTGTCCACCTCGCCGTACCACGATCGCACACTGCAGAGCGCCAGATCTGTCCCAACGGTTTGCTTCCCGCATGACGAATTCACAGAGATCGAGGACGTCTCCGACATCGCCGGCACATTTGGCAACATGCCCTGCGTGTATCGCTCCTTCACGTTCGACGCCGGCAAGCTGGAGAGGCTGAAGAAAGCTGCAAGCGAAGACGCCTCGGCCACCACGTGCTCGACTTTCGTCGCTCTCACGGCATTTGTTTGGGTCGCGAGGACGCGGGCCCTGAGGATGCGCCCCGAGCAGAAGAGCAAGTTGCTGTTCGCCGtagacggccggcggcgcgtcaACCCGCCACTGCCGGACGGATTTTGGGGCAACGCCGTCGTCTTCGCATGCTGCATGTCTTACGCCAGCGACCTCCTCAGCAGGCCACTGTCAGCGGCATCCCGTTCAATCAAGGATGCCATCAGCCGTACTGACAACGCGTTCATCCGTTCCGTCGTTGACTACATTGAGCTCAACCGAGTGGCTCGCCCGTCGCTGACGGCGACGACTCTCGTCACTGCTTGGAACCGACTTGGGTTCCGAACCGCGGATTTTGGATGGGGAGAGGCCAGCCACTCTGGTCCGGCGGAGCTGCCGCATAAAGAGGTGGTCATGATTCTGCGTGGCGTGCGTGATAGCCAGAGCATGGTGCTTGTAGTTGGATTGCCTCTGCCTTGTGTGCAAGCGTTCCAAGAAATGGTAGACCAACTATAA